A segment of the Candidatus Protochlamydia naegleriophila genome:
CAAAGATTCAAGCGATTGTTTTTGATTTTGGTGGCGTCATAGCAAAGGGTGATAAAGCTGAGATTGGCGAATTTATTGCCAAAGAATTTAACATTTCGCAAGCCGAAGCCATGCAAGTCCAAGACGAGTTAAAGCTTTATCTGGTTAATGGTGGAACAGAGGAAAACTTTTGGAAAGAGTATGCGACTGAAAACGGCCATCAGCTTCCGAGTGATTGGCTCGAGCAATTGGACAACACACGCTTGAAAGCCATTAAGGAAATCCCCGGCATGGTACAGGTCGTCAAAGAACTGCAGCAAATGGGCTACCAGACTCCGTTGCTTTCCAATGTACGTATGAGCCAAGCGCGCTTAAAGAGGCAGCTTGGTTACTATGATATGTTCTATCCAGTCTTATTATCTTATGAGATTGGGGCTGACAAGCCTGGTGTAAAGGCATATGAAATTTTGCTAGAGCGCTTAA
Coding sequences within it:
- a CDS encoding HAD-IA family hydrolase; amino-acid sequence: MLMKPYQLFTAFLICLMGFSAALQAEPAQVVEAPATPKIQAIVFDFGGVIAKGDKAEIGEFIAKEFNISQAEAMQVQDELKLYLVNGGTEENFWKEYATENGHQLPSDWLEQLDNTRLKAIKEIPGMVQVVKELQQMGYQTPLLSNVRMSQARLKRQLGYYDMFYPVLLSYEIGADKPGVKAYEILLERLKMAPGTLLFVDNKADNVAAAKMMGIDGVVFENAKQLVEELQKRGIHLKETPADAKASKSEANADIDF